One Serpentinicella alkaliphila DNA segment encodes these proteins:
- a CDS encoding polysaccharide deacetylase family protein: MVTKRLAFAIIILFGLFFTLMPETYGELFKSVPTTNVPETDNEIENPEPIDIIDEENIITEEEEINENEEIEVQPVPVVDSRKKVFLTFDDGPTRLTPKVLDILREHDVKATFFTLGIMMEKHPEILQNTYNEGHMVIPHSHTHNFAIYSTFDTFYEDFYMVESVYKNILGFDAPPYFRFPGGSSNHSSFKYGGRQFMPLLTEDIKEKGYYYIDWNVSAGDTTPDYTNGAKMLDNIFKDVKKNDFAVILMHDLEKNTKLLEILPEVIERLKEQGYTFRTFRDITQDELDTMVKLRLANKPIVR, translated from the coding sequence ATGGTTACTAAACGACTAGCATTTGCTATTATTATATTATTCGGATTATTTTTTACTTTAATGCCTGAAACCTACGGAGAGCTTTTTAAATCAGTGCCCACTACTAATGTACCCGAAACTGATAATGAAATAGAAAATCCTGAACCTATAGATATAATCGATGAAGAGAATATTATTACTGAAGAGGAAGAAATAAATGAAAATGAAGAGATAGAGGTTCAGCCTGTTCCTGTTGTTGACTCTAGAAAAAAGGTTTTTTTAACCTTTGATGATGGCCCTACTCGTTTAACTCCTAAAGTATTAGATATTCTTAGGGAGCATGATGTAAAGGCGACATTTTTTACTTTAGGAATAATGATGGAAAAACATCCTGAAATCCTACAAAATACTTATAACGAAGGACATATGGTAATACCCCATTCCCATACACACAATTTTGCAATATATAGTACTTTTGATACCTTTTATGAAGATTTTTATATGGTTGAATCGGTGTATAAAAACATATTAGGGTTTGATGCACCGCCATATTTTAGATTCCCAGGAGGGTCTTCTAATCATAGCTCATTTAAATATGGTGGTAGACAGTTCATGCCTCTACTTACTGAGGATATAAAAGAGAAAGGATACTATTATATTGATTGGAACGTAAGCGCAGGTGATACGACACCTGATTATACTAATGGGGCTAAGATGTTGGATAATATTTTTAAGGATGTTAAGAAAAATGATTTTGCAGTTATACTTATGCATGACTTAGAAAAAAATACAAAACTACTTGAAATTTTACCTGAAGTCATAGAACGATTAAAAGAACAAGGCTATACTTTTAGAACCTTTAGAGATATAACTCAAGATGAGCTGGATACTATGGTTAAATTAAGACTAGCAAATAAACCTATAGTTAGGTAG
- a CDS encoding ABC transporter ATP-binding protein, whose amino-acid sequence MIELKNVSKTYNGAKKVVENISLAIPDGEIIGFLGPNGAGKTTTIKMITGILECDEGTISINGYDINKNSIEAKKQFGFVPDNPNLFLRLKGIEYLNFMADIYGVSTEQRLNRIEEMSRRFDMANALGDQIQSYSHGMRQKIMVMGALVHEPPVWILDEPLTGLDPKSAYVLKEMMKEHTANNKTVFFSTHVLDVAEKVCDRVAIINKGKILFTGKLDEMRNHFKSDESLEKIFLEMTENE is encoded by the coding sequence GTGATAGAATTAAAAAATGTGTCAAAGACCTATAATGGAGCAAAAAAGGTAGTTGAAAACATAAGTCTTGCGATACCTGATGGAGAAATAATAGGATTTTTAGGCCCAAATGGAGCAGGTAAAACAACTACAATTAAAATGATTACAGGTATTTTAGAGTGTGATGAAGGTACTATAAGTATTAATGGATATGATATAAACAAAAATAGTATAGAGGCAAAAAAACAATTTGGTTTTGTACCTGATAATCCTAATTTATTTTTGAGACTTAAAGGAATCGAGTATTTAAATTTTATGGCTGATATTTATGGTGTTTCGACAGAACAGAGGCTGAATAGGATAGAGGAAATGTCGAGGCGTTTTGATATGGCAAATGCCCTTGGTGATCAAATACAAAGTTACTCTCATGGTATGAGACAAAAAATAATGGTGATGGGTGCTTTAGTACATGAGCCACCCGTATGGATACTTGATGAACCTTTAACTGGATTAGATCCAAAGTCTGCCTATGTGTTAAAGGAAATGATGAAAGAACATACTGCAAATAATAAAACTGTATTTTTTTCAACTCATGTACTAGATGTGGCTGAAAAGGTTTGTGATAGGGTAGCAATAATAAATAAAGGAAAAATATTGTTTACAGGAAAATTAGATGAGATGAGAAATCATTTTAAAAGTGACGAATCATTAGAAAAGATATTTTTGGAGATGACAGAAAATGAATAA